A part of Citrifermentans bremense genomic DNA contains:
- a CDS encoding DUF554 domain-containing protein, whose product MQGTAVNAAAIVIGSVVGLKAGHLIPNRVRGTVMAGVGLAVVLIGCQLALKSREPLIIIGCLIGGGIIGELLRIEERLEALGNWIGDRFQGSGQVAEGFVTASLLFCVGAMAIMGSLQDGLGSTPEILYAKAALDGITSVALASTLGFGVLFSALAVFAYQGAITLSATLAQQLLTPSVVQEMNAVGGLLILAIGLDLLGMKRLPVGNLLPAVFLAPPLVMLFASS is encoded by the coding sequence ATGCAAGGAACAGCGGTAAACGCGGCGGCAATCGTCATCGGCAGCGTGGTAGGTCTCAAGGCCGGGCACCTGATCCCCAATAGGGTGCGGGGCACCGTGATGGCGGGAGTGGGGCTCGCCGTGGTTCTCATCGGGTGCCAACTGGCGCTGAAGAGCCGGGAACCGTTGATCATCATCGGCTGCCTGATCGGCGGCGGCATCATCGGGGAGCTTTTGCGCATCGAGGAGCGCCTGGAGGCGCTCGGGAACTGGATCGGCGACCGTTTCCAGGGAAGCGGCCAGGTGGCAGAGGGGTTCGTCACGGCGAGCCTTCTTTTCTGCGTCGGCGCCATGGCCATCATGGGGTCGCTGCAGGACGGGCTGGGGTCCACCCCGGAGATCCTCTACGCCAAGGCCGCCCTGGACGGCATCACCTCGGTGGCTCTCGCCTCCACCCTCGGATTTGGCGTCCTCTTCTCGGCGTTGGCCGTCTTCGCCTACCAGGGGGCCATCACCCTGAGCGCGACGCTGGCGCAGCAGCTCTTGACGCCGTCAGTGGTGCAGGAGATGAACGCCGTGGGTGGGCTCCTCATTCTCGCCATAGGACTCGATCTTTTGGGGATGAAGCGGCTTCCGGTGGGGAACCTTCTCCCCGCCGTGTTCCTCGCGCCCCCCCTGGTCATGCTCTTCGCCTCTTCCTGA
- a CDS encoding pyruvate carboxylase, with protein sequence MEARKFRKVMAANRGEIAIRIFRACTELGISTVAIYSEEDKLSLHRYKADEAYQVGKGKAPIDAYLGIDEIIALAKKREVDAIHPGYGFLAENAEFAEKCEANGIAFIGPTAEMQRALGDKVAARKVAKAAGVATVPGTEEPITHEEDALIFAKNHGYPIIIKAAAGGGGRGMRVANDKKELLEGLQSASSEAKAAFGDPSVFLERYLKNPKHIEVQVLGDAYGNLVHFYERDCSIQRRHQKVVEFAPSLALPGATRLALCTDALKIANQVGYRNAGTVEFLLDEEGKYYFIEMNPRIQVEHTVTEMITGRNLVQAQILIAEGKRLSDPEINIPNQGSIEMRGYAIQCRITTEDPGNNFAPDFGTLTTYRSSAGCGVRLDAGNAFTGSQITPHYDSLLVKVSSWGLTFAEAAHIMDRSLQEFRVRGVKTNIGFLENVITHPVFLAGECNTSFIDQHPELLVIPEKKDRANKVLQFLGDVIVNGSAGVAKPLRSADLIEATVPQIDPFAQKPKGTRDILREKGAEGLSKWVLEQKRLLLTDTTMRDAHQSLLATRVRTHDLLKIAEPTSHLASDLFSLELWGGATFDVTMRFLKEDPWQRLHALSEAIPNVLFQMLLRGSNAVGYTNYPDNVVQRFVAQAAESGVDVFRVFDSLNWTRGMQVAMEAVQKSGKICEAAICYTGDISDPTRTKYPLSYYVSMAKELEKMGAHILAIKDMAGLLKPYAGYQLVKALKEEIGIPVHLHTHDTSGNGGALLLMAAQAGVDIVDAALSSISGLTSQPNLNALVATLKGTELDPKVNELGLQQLANYWETVRDFYAPFESGLKSGTAEVYHHEIPGGQYSNYKPQVAGLGLLERWEECKEMYHKVNVLFGDVVKVTPSSKVVGDMAMFLVKNNLEPEDVFVPDADLAFPESVVGFFKGMIGQPYQGFPEELQKIILKGQEPITCRPGELLEPADFEKERATAEAKVGHTVNDEELMSYMMYPSVYVEYAKHRQEFSDVSVIPTPIFFYGLEPGQETSIELQPGKTLIVKLNAIGKTQPDGTKQIYFELNGNSRSVTVRDHSVQSDECGHEKADKGNPKHIGAPMPGKVIKMNVKPGDSVKAGDILAVTEAMKMETNIKAKEDSTVFEVRCKEGGKVEKEELLFVMA encoded by the coding sequence ATGGAAGCAAGGAAATTCAGGAAAGTGATGGCGGCAAACCGTGGCGAGATCGCCATCAGGATCTTCCGCGCCTGCACCGAGCTCGGCATCAGCACGGTGGCCATCTACTCGGAAGAGGACAAACTATCCCTGCACCGCTACAAGGCGGACGAGGCGTACCAGGTCGGCAAAGGAAAGGCTCCCATCGACGCCTACCTCGGCATCGACGAGATCATCGCGCTGGCCAAAAAGCGCGAGGTCGACGCCATCCACCCGGGCTACGGGTTCCTTGCTGAAAACGCCGAATTCGCCGAGAAGTGCGAGGCAAACGGCATCGCCTTCATCGGGCCGACCGCCGAGATGCAGCGCGCCCTCGGCGACAAGGTAGCCGCCAGGAAGGTCGCCAAGGCCGCAGGCGTCGCCACCGTGCCGGGGACCGAGGAGCCGATAACCCACGAGGAAGACGCCCTTATCTTCGCCAAGAACCACGGCTACCCCATCATCATCAAGGCCGCGGCGGGCGGCGGCGGGCGCGGCATGCGCGTCGCCAACGACAAGAAGGAACTCCTGGAAGGGCTGCAGTCGGCCTCCAGCGAGGCGAAAGCCGCCTTCGGCGATCCCTCCGTCTTCCTGGAGCGCTACCTGAAGAACCCCAAGCACATCGAGGTGCAGGTCCTGGGCGACGCCTACGGGAACCTGGTGCACTTCTACGAGCGCGACTGCTCCATCCAGCGCCGGCACCAGAAGGTGGTCGAGTTCGCGCCGTCCTTGGCGCTTCCGGGCGCCACCCGCCTCGCGCTTTGCACCGACGCGCTGAAGATCGCGAACCAGGTGGGGTACCGCAACGCCGGCACCGTCGAATTCCTGCTGGACGAGGAGGGCAAGTACTACTTCATCGAGATGAACCCCCGCATCCAGGTAGAGCACACGGTGACCGAGATGATCACCGGGAGAAACCTGGTGCAGGCCCAGATCCTGATCGCCGAAGGGAAGAGGCTCTCCGACCCCGAGATCAACATCCCGAACCAGGGCTCCATCGAGATGCGCGGCTACGCCATCCAGTGCCGCATCACCACCGAGGACCCGGGGAACAACTTCGCCCCCGACTTCGGGACGCTTACCACCTACCGCTCCTCGGCCGGCTGCGGCGTGCGCCTTGACGCGGGGAACGCCTTCACCGGCTCCCAGATCACCCCGCACTACGACTCGCTGCTGGTCAAGGTGAGCTCCTGGGGCCTCACCTTCGCCGAGGCCGCCCACATCATGGACAGAAGCCTCCAGGAGTTCCGCGTGCGCGGGGTGAAGACCAACATCGGCTTTCTGGAGAACGTGATCACGCACCCGGTGTTCCTCGCCGGCGAATGCAACACCTCCTTCATCGACCAGCACCCGGAGCTTCTCGTCATCCCGGAGAAGAAGGACCGCGCCAACAAGGTGCTGCAGTTTTTAGGGGACGTGATCGTCAACGGCTCGGCCGGGGTCGCCAAACCCCTGCGCTCCGCCGACCTGATCGAGGCCACCGTGCCGCAGATCGACCCCTTCGCCCAGAAGCCCAAGGGGACCCGGGACATCCTGCGCGAGAAGGGTGCAGAAGGTCTTTCCAAGTGGGTGCTGGAGCAAAAGCGCCTGCTTTTGACCGACACCACCATGCGCGACGCGCACCAGTCGCTTCTGGCCACCCGGGTGAGGACCCACGACCTCTTGAAGATCGCCGAGCCGACCTCGCATCTTGCGAGCGACCTCTTCTCCCTGGAGCTTTGGGGCGGCGCCACCTTCGACGTCACCATGCGCTTTTTGAAGGAAGATCCCTGGCAGAGGCTGCACGCGCTCTCCGAGGCGATCCCCAACGTGCTGTTCCAGATGCTCCTTCGCGGCTCCAACGCCGTGGGGTACACCAACTACCCCGACAACGTGGTGCAGCGCTTCGTGGCGCAGGCGGCTGAGTCCGGCGTCGACGTCTTCCGCGTCTTCGACTCGCTCAACTGGACCCGCGGCATGCAGGTCGCCATGGAGGCGGTGCAGAAGTCGGGCAAGATCTGCGAGGCGGCCATCTGCTACACCGGCGACATCTCCGACCCCACCCGCACCAAGTACCCGCTCTCCTACTACGTCTCCATGGCCAAGGAGCTGGAGAAGATGGGGGCGCACATCCTGGCCATCAAGGACATGGCGGGACTCTTGAAGCCGTACGCCGGCTACCAGCTGGTCAAGGCGCTCAAGGAGGAGATCGGGATCCCGGTGCACCTGCACACCCACGACACCTCCGGAAACGGCGGCGCGCTCCTGCTCATGGCGGCGCAGGCAGGGGTCGACATCGTCGACGCGGCACTTTCCTCCATCTCAGGCCTCACCTCCCAGCCGAACCTCAACGCGCTGGTGGCTACCCTCAAGGGGACCGAACTCGATCCCAAGGTGAACGAGCTCGGGCTGCAGCAGCTCGCCAACTACTGGGAGACGGTGCGCGACTTCTACGCCCCCTTCGAGTCCGGTCTCAAAAGCGGCACCGCCGAGGTTTACCACCACGAGATCCCGGGGGGGCAGTACTCGAACTACAAGCCGCAGGTCGCGGGCCTCGGCCTTTTGGAGCGCTGGGAAGAGTGCAAGGAGATGTACCACAAGGTCAACGTCCTTTTCGGCGACGTGGTCAAGGTGACCCCTTCCTCCAAGGTGGTCGGCGACATGGCGATGTTCCTGGTGAAGAACAACCTCGAGCCGGAGGACGTATTCGTGCCGGACGCGGACTTAGCCTTCCCCGAGTCGGTGGTCGGCTTCTTCAAGGGTATGATCGGCCAGCCGTACCAGGGCTTCCCCGAGGAGCTGCAGAAGATCATCCTTAAAGGGCAGGAGCCGATTACCTGCCGCCCGGGCGAGCTCCTGGAGCCTGCCGACTTCGAGAAGGAACGCGCGACGGCCGAGGCGAAGGTGGGACACACGGTTAACGACGAGGAACTCATGTCCTACATGATGTATCCGAGCGTCTACGTGGAATACGCGAAGCACCGCCAGGAGTTCTCCGACGTTTCGGTGATCCCGACCCCGATCTTCTTCTACGGTCTTGAGCCCGGGCAGGAAACCTCCATCGAGCTTCAGCCGGGCAAGACGCTCATCGTGAAGCTGAACGCCATCGGCAAGACCCAGCCCGACGGCACCAAGCAGATCTACTTCGAGCTCAACGGAAACTCCCGGAGCGTCACCGTGCGCGACCACTCGGTGCAAAGCGACGAGTGCGGTCACGAGAAGGCGGACAAGGGGAACCCCAAGCACATCGGGGCCCCCATGCCGGGGAAGGTGATCAAGATGAACGTGAAGCCCGGCGACTCGGTCAAGGCCGGCGACATCCTGGCCGTCACCGAGGCGATGAAGATGGAGACAAACATCAAGGCCAAGGAGGACTCGACCGTCTTCGAGGTGCGCTGTAAGGAAGGAGGGAAGGTTGAGAAAGAGGAGCTCCTTTTCGTGATGGCGTAA
- the murI gene encoding glutamate racemase: MAWKAIGIFDSGVGGLTVLKEVVRALPQEDTIYLGDTARVPYGTKSPETVVRYSRQIARYLLNRDIKLLVVACNTASAVALSALQQEFSIPIVGVIEPGARAAAAATKTGKVGVIGTAATVASSAYTKAIKRINPEIEVVNRACPLFVPLAEEGWVDNEVARLTAGIYLEDLKKHGVDTLVLGCTHYPILKEVIAEVMGPQVTLVDSAEQTALTVAGILAEQGLLRPRGERGNHHYYVTDIPAGFIRVGNRFLGGDLGDVYQVNLEQELQEDEGEETY, encoded by the coding sequence TTGGCCTGGAAAGCAATCGGCATCTTTGATTCCGGCGTAGGCGGGCTGACAGTCCTCAAGGAGGTGGTGCGCGCACTCCCCCAGGAGGACACCATCTACCTGGGCGACACCGCACGCGTCCCCTACGGGACCAAGTCGCCTGAGACGGTGGTGCGCTACTCGCGCCAGATCGCCCGTTACCTTTTGAACCGCGACATCAAGCTCCTGGTGGTCGCCTGCAACACCGCCTCCGCGGTGGCGCTCTCGGCGCTGCAGCAGGAGTTCTCCATCCCCATCGTCGGGGTGATCGAGCCGGGAGCGCGCGCAGCAGCCGCCGCCACCAAAACCGGCAAGGTCGGCGTGATCGGGACCGCGGCGACGGTCGCCTCCTCCGCCTACACCAAGGCGATCAAGCGGATCAACCCGGAGATCGAGGTGGTGAACCGCGCCTGCCCCCTGTTCGTGCCGCTGGCCGAGGAGGGGTGGGTGGACAACGAGGTGGCCCGGCTCACCGCAGGGATCTACCTGGAGGATCTTAAGAAGCACGGCGTCGACACGCTGGTCCTTGGCTGCACCCATTACCCGATCCTCAAGGAGGTCATCGCCGAGGTGATGGGGCCGCAGGTGACCCTGGTCGACTCGGCGGAGCAGACGGCGCTCACCGTCGCCGGGATCCTGGCGGAGCAGGGGCTCTTGCGCCCCAGGGGGGAGCGGGGGAACCACCACTATTACGTCACCGACATACCGGCAGGCTTCATCCGCGTCGGCAACCGCTTCCTCGGGGGGGACCTCGGAGACGTCTACCAGGTGAACCTGGAGCAGGAACTGCAGGAGGACGAAGGTGAAGAAACGTACTAA
- a CDS encoding PAS domain S-box protein, translating to MALAVFLLVGLLMSVTAVTSVLYYEQRFKQNISLQQSTLLDSLAYQVDNRISDFMSDLEQLAADIGEQTLANPHEAQSLLNAHKKQRVFFDNSLFLFSKTGHLIAASPKDLNFIGRDFSFREYFKQTLLSGKMYVSAPFASIQKQSHPIIMFSTPVYDSKHRIIGILGGSIDLRQQQYLRSLAELKLGQKGFLSLYDSNRYVLMHPNPKRVLHRDLPGTNDMVDRAIAGYEGTRESKTVAGLPVLRSVKRLKSTDWILAVSYPLSEVYAPLGTARNYFLAGSLAASLLSILIVWPFMGYLTRPILSFTRHLEQLPRLKGTQRLAPVTSDDEIGQMARTFNKMLLEQERSRDFYLTLFENFPAMIWRTRTDGKCDYFNQIWLEFTGRTMGEELGDGWLQGVHPDELDFCARTYLEAFENRRTFQMEYRLRHKSGGYRWITDMGRPFYGLDGEFAGYIGTCYDVTERQESANKILKLSRVIEQSPNAVLIATLDGTIEYANPKTVEATGYAVKELVGSDMKRLLPHEEQTRFKLALRELARRGNEWRGDVPARRKDGTVLWEQVTLSPIKTMDGKVTHLVCTKEDITQRRQFELSLKESEERYRLLFENNPHPMWVYDLKALSFLAVNHAALRHYGYTMQEFLGLSLNDLAAGPGDGAQFQQLWEIRAEGTPLKRHMKKDGSVILVETTSQVMKFAGVDAEVVMVHDVTERIKAEQEKLALEHQLTQSQKMEAIGTLTGGIAHDFNNILTAIIGYTTMMQLELDEAHPLQRKVGEILRASERAASLTRSLLAYSRRQVGNPVPVGLNAIINNVDILLQRLIPENIELRLQLVPEELSIMADSGQIEQVIMNLVVNARDAMPDGGVLSLSTQSLVLDRAFVAKHGYGGAGNYVLLSVADSGVGMDEKTRDRIFEPFFTTKAPGKGTGLGLAMVYGIVKQHGGFINCYSEPGHGTVFRIYLPRTDAPAEKEAAQADQELRGGDETILLVEDDAVIRDMVAELLEEFGYKVIKAVDGEDAVQKFQGAANEVQLVILDVIMPKRNGKEAYEDISRIRPGAKALFMSGYTADIITDSLIKGDPRHFVSKPICINDLMGKVRDLLDE from the coding sequence ATGGCACTGGCCGTCTTCCTGCTCGTCGGCCTGCTGATGTCGGTGACCGCCGTGACGTCGGTGTTGTACTACGAGCAGCGGTTCAAGCAAAATATATCCCTGCAGCAGTCCACCCTCCTCGACTCGCTCGCCTACCAGGTCGACAACCGGATCTCCGATTTCATGTCGGACCTGGAACAGCTCGCCGCCGACATCGGAGAGCAAACGCTGGCCAACCCCCATGAGGCCCAGTCGCTGCTTAATGCGCACAAAAAGCAGCGGGTATTCTTCGACAATTCCCTGTTCCTGTTCTCGAAGACGGGGCATCTCATCGCCGCGAGCCCTAAGGATCTCAACTTCATCGGCAGGGACTTCTCCTTCCGCGAGTATTTCAAGCAGACCCTGCTGTCCGGGAAGATGTACGTCTCCGCGCCCTTCGCCTCGATCCAGAAGCAAAGCCACCCCATCATCATGTTCAGCACCCCGGTTTACGACTCCAAACACAGGATCATAGGCATCCTGGGGGGGAGCATCGATCTGCGCCAGCAGCAGTACCTGCGCTCGCTGGCCGAGCTGAAACTGGGGCAGAAGGGTTTCCTCTCGCTCTACGACAGCAACCGCTACGTCCTGATGCACCCGAACCCCAAACGGGTGCTGCACCGCGACCTCCCGGGAACAAACGACATGGTAGACCGCGCGATCGCGGGGTACGAGGGAACCCGGGAGAGCAAGACCGTAGCGGGACTGCCGGTGCTGCGCTCGGTGAAGCGGTTGAAATCCACCGACTGGATCCTGGCCGTCAGCTATCCGCTCAGCGAGGTGTACGCGCCGCTTGGAACCGCGAGGAACTATTTCCTGGCAGGCTCGCTGGCCGCGTCACTTTTATCCATCCTGATCGTGTGGCCCTTCATGGGGTACCTGACACGGCCTATTTTGTCCTTCACCCGGCACCTGGAGCAGCTCCCCAGGCTCAAAGGCACCCAGAGGCTTGCGCCGGTCACCTCCGACGACGAAATCGGGCAGATGGCACGGACCTTCAACAAGATGCTTCTGGAACAGGAGCGTTCCCGCGATTTCTACCTGACCCTGTTCGAGAACTTCCCGGCCATGATCTGGCGCACGAGAACCGATGGGAAGTGCGACTACTTCAACCAGATCTGGCTGGAATTCACCGGGCGGACCATGGGAGAGGAACTGGGAGACGGCTGGCTGCAAGGGGTGCATCCCGACGAGCTGGATTTCTGCGCCCGCACCTACCTGGAAGCCTTCGAAAACCGCAGGACCTTCCAGATGGAATACCGGCTGCGGCACAAAAGCGGCGGCTACCGCTGGATCACCGACATGGGGAGGCCCTTCTACGGCCTTGACGGCGAGTTCGCAGGGTACATCGGGACCTGCTACGACGTAACCGAGCGGCAGGAGTCGGCGAACAAGATCCTCAAGCTGTCGCGGGTCATCGAGCAAAGCCCCAACGCGGTCCTGATCGCGACACTGGACGGGACCATCGAATACGCGAACCCGAAGACGGTGGAGGCGACCGGATACGCGGTCAAGGAACTGGTGGGGAGCGACATGAAACGGCTCCTGCCGCACGAGGAACAAACCCGCTTCAAGCTGGCGCTGCGCGAACTGGCGCGGCGAGGGAACGAGTGGCGCGGCGATGTTCCCGCCCGCAGGAAGGACGGCACCGTTTTGTGGGAACAGGTGACCCTTTCTCCCATAAAGACCATGGACGGCAAGGTCACCCACCTGGTCTGCACCAAGGAGGACATCACCCAGCGCAGGCAGTTCGAGCTCTCGCTCAAGGAATCGGAGGAGCGTTACCGCCTGCTGTTCGAGAACAACCCCCACCCGATGTGGGTCTACGACCTCAAGGCCCTCTCCTTCCTGGCGGTGAACCACGCGGCCCTCAGACACTACGGCTACACCATGCAGGAGTTCCTGGGGCTGAGCCTGAACGACCTCGCGGCCGGCCCCGGAGACGGGGCGCAGTTCCAGCAGTTGTGGGAGATAAGAGCTGAAGGGACGCCGCTCAAGCGTCACATGAAAAAGGACGGGAGCGTCATTTTGGTGGAGACCACCTCGCAGGTGATGAAGTTCGCCGGGGTCGACGCCGAGGTCGTCATGGTGCACGACGTGACCGAGAGGATCAAGGCCGAGCAGGAGAAGCTGGCGCTGGAGCACCAGCTCACCCAGTCGCAGAAGATGGAGGCGATCGGCACCCTGACCGGCGGCATCGCGCACGACTTCAACAACATACTCACCGCCATCATCGGCTACACCACCATGATGCAGCTGGAACTGGACGAGGCCCACCCCCTGCAGCGCAAGGTGGGTGAGATCCTGCGCGCCTCCGAGCGCGCCGCGAGCCTCACCCGGAGTCTGCTGGCCTACAGCAGGAGGCAGGTAGGGAACCCGGTCCCCGTGGGGCTCAACGCCATCATCAACAACGTGGACATCCTGCTGCAGCGCCTGATCCCCGAGAACATCGAGTTGAGGTTGCAGCTTGTCCCGGAGGAACTCTCCATCATGGCGGACTCGGGCCAGATCGAGCAGGTGATCATGAACCTGGTGGTGAACGCCCGGGACGCGATGCCCGATGGGGGAGTTCTCAGCCTGTCGACGCAGAGCCTGGTGCTGGACCGCGCGTTCGTGGCGAAGCACGGCTACGGGGGGGCGGGGAATTATGTCCTTTTGTCCGTCGCCGATTCCGGCGTCGGCATGGACGAAAAGACCAGGGACAGGATCTTCGAGCCCTTCTTCACCACCAAGGCTCCCGGCAAGGGGACCGGCCTTGGGCTGGCCATGGTGTACGGGATAGTGAAGCAGCACGGCGGCTTCATCAACTGCTACAGCGAACCGGGACACGGCACCGTGTTCAGGATTTACCTGCCGCGCACAGATGCGCCAGCCGAGAAAGAGGCGGCCCAGGCGGATCAGGAGCTTCGGGGAGGGGACGAGACCATCCTGCTGGTCGAGGACGACGCGGTTATCAGGGATATGGTGGCAGAACTACTGGAGGAATTTGGCTACAAGGTGATCAAGGCGGTGGACGGAGAAGATGCGGTGCAGAAGTTCCAGGGGGCGGCCAATGAGGTGCAGTTGGTGATCCTGGACGTGATCATGCCCAAGCGAAACGGCAAAGAGGCGTACGAGGATATCTCGCGAATCAGACCGGGTGCGAAGGCGTTGTTCATGAGCGGTTACACGGCGGACATCATCACCGACAGCCTGATCAAGGGGGACCCGCGCCACTTCGTGTCCAAGCCGATCTGCATCAACGATTTGATGGGCAAGGTGAGGGACCTATTGGACGAGTGA